From the genome of Ptychodera flava strain L36383 chromosome 22, AS_Pfla_20210202, whole genome shotgun sequence, one region includes:
- the LOC139122646 gene encoding zinc finger protein 791-like, translating into MELPMAGMKDIDKNSPLSYGKTGENRPTERDTNPGTNGLCTYTSCGVLFSFEECSAICEAARDFDQLHQLVGGFEMHTKTLCQQYHAKALQMKSIPIILQSLVQNGFITLEFSGSSEKIPEEEINKQTDLDHTENRSTARKTFFSSTEWFQKGESDILVHKMQEGKGRSLQRCENQDCKINDSELNPLKDGLSLSEQCLPCSECGAMFKSTSKLNNHILIHTDVQSRSRQDESQGRRKRNVLTRKDVEQDECEEFGRTFTEKSTLTNYMPTNSHIRPYQCEKCSKFFEQKSTLMTHMLTHSNIKPYQCKERSQAFTQSDTYKRHLRTRTNVKRMDCKENSNTFHEGQKQNLHKHVLIHSGSTNIRPHEYKKFGRTFSQKHNLKSHILTNINIRPLECTECGRTFSVKRNLKCHMSTHSNVRPHECKECGRAFKRQDNLKRHMLTHTNIRPYKCKECGRTFRLKENLKSHMLIHTNIRPYQCKECGRAFRQKSNLKKHMLIHTNIRPYQCKECGRAFRLKENLKKHMLIHKNIRPYECKECGRAFSRKECLKRHLVTHTNIRSHECKECGRAFRQKGNLKSHMLRHTNIQPYQCKECSRTFRLKESLKRHLLTHTNIRSHECKECGRAFSQKGNLKKHILTHTNIKPYECKECGRTFSQKSNLKRHILTHTNIRSQECSVAELQTNKWSFNRQISDHM; encoded by the exons AATGTTCAGCAATTTGTGAAGCTGCAAGAGATTTTGACCAGCTACATCAGCTGGTGGGAGGTTTTGAAATGCATACAAAAACACTGTGTCAGCAATATCATGCCAAGGCATTACAAATGAAAA GTATACCAATAATCTTACAAAGTCTTGTCCAAAATGGTTTCATCACATTGGAGTTCAGTGGATCCAGTGAAAAAATTCCTGAAGAAGAAATCAATAAACAAACTGATCTTGATCATACTGAAAACCGATCGACAGCACGCAAAACATTCTTCAGTTCAACGGAGTGGTTTCAAAAGGGAGAGAGTGATATACTGGTACACAAAATGCAAGAAGGAAAGGGCCGTAGCCTCCAGAGGTGTGAAAACCAAGATTGTAAGATAAATGACAGTGAGCTGAACCCATTAAAAGACGGCCTATCACTGTCAGAACAGTGTCTTCCCTGTTCAGAGTGTGGTGCTATGTTTAAGTCCACAAGCAAACTAAACAACCATATTTTGATCCATACAGATGTACAAAGCAGATCTAGACAAGATGAAAGCCAAGGGAGACGTAAGAGAAATGTTTTGACTCGCAAAGATGTGGAACAGGATGAATGCGAAGAGTTCGGTAGAACATTCACAGAGAAAAGCACTTTAACGAATTACATGCCGACAAATTCGCATATCAGACCATATCAGTGCGAAAAATGCAgtaaattttttgaacaaaaaagcaCTCTTATGACACACATGTTAACACACTCAAATATCAAACCGTACCAATGCAAAGAGCGCAGTCAAGCATTCACACAAAGTGACACTTATAAACGACATTTGAGAACACGCACAAATGTAAAACGAATGGACTGCAAAGAAAACAGCAATACATTTCATGAGGGACAAAAGCAAAATCTTCATAAACATGTATTAATTCATTCTGGTTCAacaaatatcagaccacatgagTATAAAAAGTTTGGAAGAACATTCAGTCAGAAACACAATCTGAAGTCACATATATTGACCAACATAAACATCAGACCACTTGAGTGTACAGAGTGTGGTAGAACATTCAGTGTAAAACGTAATCTGAAGTGTCATATGTCAACCCACTCAAACGTCAGACCACATgagtgtaaagagtgtggtagagCATTCAAAAGGCAAGATAATCTGAAAAGACATATGTTGACccacacaaatatcagaccttacaaatgtaaagagtgtggtagaaCATTCAGACTGAAAGAAAATCTAAAGTCACATATGTTGATTcacacaaatatcagaccttaccagtgtaaagagtgtggtagagCTTTCAGGCAGAAAAGCAATCTGAAGAAACATATGTTGATTCACACAAATATCCGACCTTATcagtgtaaagagtgtggtagagCATTCAGACTGAAAGAAAATCTGAAGAAACATATGTTGATTCACAAAAATATCAGACCTTATgagtgtaaagagtgtggtagagCTTTCAGCAGGAAAGAATGTCTGAAGAGACATTTAGTGACCCACACAAACATCAGATCACATGAGTGTAAAGAGTGTGGCAGAGCTTTCCGTCAGAAAGGCAATCTGAAGTCGCATATGTTGAGGCACACAAATATCCAACCTTACCAGTGTAAAGAGTGTAGTAGAACATTCAGGCTGAAAGAAAGTCTGAAGAGACATTTATTGACCCACACAAATATCAGATCACATGAGTGTAAAGAGTGTGGCAGAGCTTTCAGTCAGAAAGGCAATCTGAAGAAACATATATTGACCCACACAAATATCAAACCTTATgagtgtaaagagtgtggtagaaCATTCAGTCAGAAAAGTAATCTGAAGAGACATATATTGACCCACACAAATATCAGATCACAGGAGTGTAGTGTGGCAGAacttcaaacaaacaaatggtCATTTAATAGGCAAATATCAGACCATATGTGA